Part of the Caulifigura coniformis genome, CGCATCCCATCCGTGCGATCCGTGGTTCGTCCCGACCCACGGTCCAACCAGCCCCACACTCTCTTCGGCTCCCCGCCCCACACTCGACCCTTTTCCGTTTCTTCCGTGTGTTCCGTGGTTCCTCCCCCGAGCGGTCTCTGATCCACAGCTCCTTTCTTGCTGCGAACCCGCCCGTGCGCTACGGTCTCCCCATGCACGCGGTTGAGTTCCTTCGCAAGCCGGCCCCCCAGCAGGCGGCCTTCATCGTCCTTCATGGCGGTGAGAGTACGCTCAAGGCTTCGTCGTTGGCTGCCGTCTCCAAGATCGTGCTCGGTGAAGACGCCGACGAAACCAGCCTGGTGCGGCTCGAGGGGGATGTCGACTGGGCCCGTGTCCGCGATGAACTCGCGACCGTTTCCATGTTCACCTCCCGACGCCTCGTCGTCGTCGAGGACGCCGACGACTTCGTCACGAAGCACCGCGGCCAGCTCGAAAGCTACATCGAGAAGCCGTCGAAGAAATCGACCTTCGTCCTCGACCTGAAATCCTGGAAGAAGAACACCCGTCTCGCCAAAAAACTGGACGAACTCGGGCTCGAGATCGATTGCAGCGAACTCGCCGGACCGAGGCTCACCGGCTGGCTCGTCGAGTCGGCCGAGTCGGAATACGGCAAGCAGCTCTCGCGCGACGCCGCCGCGCTGATGGTCGAACTCGCCGGCTCCGGCCTCGGACTGCTCGAACAGGAACTCGGGAAGCTCGCGTCGTACGTCGGCGATCGTCCGCGGATCACTCCCGAGGATGTCCGGCAGATGGTGGGCGGCTGGAAGGCCGAAACCACCTGGACGATGCTCGACGCCGTCCGCGACGGCGATCCGGGCTCCGCCCTCAGCTGCCTCGAAAAGCTGCTGACCGCCGGCGAGGCCGGCCCCAGGCTCCTCGGCGGTATCAGTTTCGTCTTCCGCAAGCTGGGTGACGCCACCGAACGCTCGCGGGAGGGCGTTCCTCTCCCCGCCGCCCTCAAGGACGCCGGCGTTTTCTTTCGCGACATTGAAAAGGCGGAACGCTATCTCCGCCGGGTCAGACGCCCCCGGGCCGAGAAAATTCTCGCCCGGCTGCTCAAGGCCGATTCCGACCTCAAGGGAGGAAGCCCCCTCACTGAACGCCTGCAGATGGAGCTGTTACTCCTCTGGCTGGCAGGTGTTGAGACGCGATAGGCCCGCGCGCCTGAGTGAGCGGACGGGTCTTCCGCCGCTCCGTGCGCAACCGCCCGCGACAGGTGGAGGAACCACCAACGTCTTCACGGCCATCCCGTTGCATCCCGCAACCCCGCCTGCCGGACTCGCGGATGGGCCGGTCCGGGCGCGCAGCTGCTGTGCTGGTATGGGGATGGGGGAAAATGGGCGAGAAGTACGCAACCACACATCAAAGCGCGCGCCTCGCTCGCTCGCCGCCGCGAAGTGCACCGACCGCGACTTACCCGGAGACTCACTCGGGAAGCAGCGTTTCCCGACCGGCAGAAATTG contains:
- the holA gene encoding DNA polymerase III subunit delta encodes the protein MHAVEFLRKPAPQQAAFIVLHGGESTLKASSLAAVSKIVLGEDADETSLVRLEGDVDWARVRDELATVSMFTSRRLVVVEDADDFVTKHRGQLESYIEKPSKKSTFVLDLKSWKKNTRLAKKLDELGLEIDCSELAGPRLTGWLVESAESEYGKQLSRDAAALMVELAGSGLGLLEQELGKLASYVGDRPRITPEDVRQMVGGWKAETTWTMLDAVRDGDPGSALSCLEKLLTAGEAGPRLLGGISFVFRKLGDATERSREGVPLPAALKDAGVFFRDIEKAERYLRRVRRPRAEKILARLLKADSDLKGGSPLTERLQMELLLLWLAGVETR